From the Xylella fastidiosa genome, the window TGAGCACGTGTTAGCCACCCAGTGCTTAGTCACCCAGAAGATGAAAAATATGCAAGTGCGTGTGGAAGGCACCTTGCCATGGGGGGTGACGGCCAAAGATATCGTATTGGCGTTGATTGGGAAGATAGGCACTGCCGGAGGCAACGGTTATGCGGTGGAGTTTTCAGGGAGTACCATCCGCGCGTTGTCGATGGAAGGGCGCATGACCATTTGTAATATGGCTATTGAGGCTGGTGCGCGCGTGGGTATGGTGGCGGTGGACGAGAAGACCATCCAGTATGTGCATGGCCGCCCGTTTGCACCTAAAGGATCCGATTGGGATGCTGCTGTTGCATTCTGGCGTGGTTTGGTTTCCGATCCAGATGCGCACTTTGATCGTGTGGTTGAGTTATCTGCTGAAGAGATTAAACCTCAGGTTACTTGGGGAACCTCGCCAGAGATGGTGTCGGCAGTGGATCAATCGGTGCCAGACCCAGAGCGCGAAACTGATCCAGTCAAGAAGGAGTCTTTAATTCGTGCCCTGAAATATATGGGTTTGCAGCCGAATGATCCGATCACTTCAATAAAGCTGGACCGTGTATTTATTGGCTCCTGTACGAATTCGCGTATTGAAGACTTACGTGCTGCTGCGGAAGTTGTTAAAGGCCGTAAAGTTGCTTCCACGGTGAAGCAGGCGATGGTGGTGCCTGGCTCGGGATTGGTAAAGGCACAGGCTGAAGTTGAGGGCTTGGACAAGATATTCATTGAGGCTGGTTTCGAGTGGCGTGAACCTGGATGTTCGATGTGTTTGGCGATGAATCCCGATAAATTGGGCAGTGGCGAGCATTGCGCATCTACTTCTAATCGTAACTTCGAGGGGCGCCAGGGCATCGGTGGTCGTACCCATTTAGTCAGCCCTGCGATGGCAGCCGCTGCGGCCGTGGCTGGTCACTTTGTCGATGTCCGCGAAATGATGCGGTGATGAACCTTATGTTGTCTTTGTAGATTCTTGGAAATAACGTGCTAATGAAGGTTTATATTCAATGCCGTTTTTTGATTGTTTCAATACTTCTAGCTCATCCTTTAAAGTGTCTCTAAACGGTTATTTTTTTCGATTCCAGCAGCGTAATAAAACGGTTCTGCGATCTATGATCGCAGCGTACATAGAATATTTAAGCACTGGTGAAGCTTGATGAAACCCTTTACCCAACACACCGGCTTGGTCTGTCCACTTGATCGCGTGAATGTCGATACCGATCAGATTATTCCCAAGCAATTTTTAAAGTCGATCAAGCGGACAGGTTTCGGCCCTAATCTGTTCGACGAATGGCGCTATTTGGATGCAGGTCAACCTGGGCAAGACAATAGCAAGCGTCCCATTAATTCAGATTTTGTGCTCAATTTTCCCCGTTATCGTGGGGCGAGTGTGTTGCTGGCGCGCGACAATTTTGGCTGTGGTTCCTCCCGTGAACATGCTGCCTGGGCGCTTGATGAATATGGCTTCCGCACAGTCATCGCGCCGAGCTTTGCTGACATTTTTTTCAACAACAGCTTTAAAAATGGTTTATTGCCTCTTGTGTTGAATAAGGTTGAAGTGGATGCACTGTTTGCACAGTGTCAAGTGACTGAGGGATATACGCTAACTGTGGATTTGGCGGCACAGCAAGTGATTACCCTGGACGGTACTACTTACGCCTTCCAGATCGATACGTTCCGTAAGCATTGTCTACTTAACGGCCTGGATGATATCGGTCTCACCTTACAGCATGCTGAGGCCATCCGCGCTTTTGAGGCCACGCATCGTATACGTCAACCGTGGTTGTTTGCGCCGTTGCGCTGAATCCTTGTTGATCAATATGACTCTACAGAAGGCAGTAATTTATTTCTGTGGAGCTTCGTGCGTGTTGCTCAGCGTATCTGCGAGATTACGGTGAGTGTCCCGTTCACGAGTGTGGTCACCGTGCGTGCAACTTGAGTGATGGTTACGTCCGTGCTGCATTTGCCTTGTCGATATGTGATGTGGTGGTTGCGATGTATTGTCGTACATAGCTAAAGAGTCTTACTTAAACTATTTTCGCAATATGCATATGGTGCAGGATGCATTTAGGTGCTTACCATTTTCTAATACTGATGCCGATGTTGCGGTCAGTGAGTCGTTTTAAGTAGTACAACGATAAGTGCCATTCATTCAGTGCACTGTGAGGTAGGGTATTAGGCGCAGTTGGTATGACGGTGTGCACAGAGCATGTACCATCCGTAAAAGCTTTTTTTTCAGATATTAGATTGTTGTTTGATTGTAACGTACGTTTCCTAGTACGCGAATTCTTAAGATGTATCGTGCGCCTTTTTACCCTTTCTCAACATCTATGAGCAACATGCCTAGCAGAGCTGCTGCCTTATTTAATACATAGGACATCATCCAGAATGAGTAAGAAAATTTTGATTCTCCCCGGCGATGGCATTGGACATGAAATCGTTGCTGAAGCCGTTAAAGTGTTAGAGCATGTTAATGTGCGTCATACGCTGAATATGAGGTTGAGTTTCGACGCACTTGGTGGAGCTGCTTATGAAAAATATGGAAGTCCACTGGCTGACGAAACCTTGGCGCGTGCACGTGAGGCGGATGCAGTGTTGCTTGGTGCGGTCGGTGGACCACAGTGGGATACGATTGATCCGGCACTTCGTCCAGAGCGGGGGTTGCTGAAGATTCGTGCTCAATTAGGGCTGTTCGCCAATCTGCGTCCTGCGTTGTTGTACCCGCAATTGGCAGATGCATCCACCCTTAAACCTGAAGTTGTTGCCGGACTCGATATTCTTATCGTGCGTGAACTGACAGGTGGCCTTTATTTTGGACAACCACGCGGCAGCCGCATATCAAAAAATGGCGAGCGTGAAGCGTTTGATACGTTGCCGTATTGCGAGAGTGAAATCCGTCGTATTCTCAAGGTTGGTTTTGAAATGGCGCGTCTGCGTGGTAAGAAACTCTGCTCTGTGGACAAAGCAAATGTGCTTGCTTCCAGTCAGTTGTGGCGCACAGTGGCGGGAGAAATGGCTAAAGATTATCCAGATGTGACCCTCTCGCACATGTATGTGGATAACGCAGCAATGCAATTAGTGCGTTATCCAAAACAGTTTGATGTGATTGTCACTGAAAATATGTTTGGTGACATTCTTTCGGATCAGGCGTCAATGTTGACCGGTTCGATTGGTATGTTGCCGTCTGCGTCGTTGGACGCCAATAACAAAGGGATGTACGAGCCGTGCCATGGTTCGGCGCCCGATATTGCAGGACAAGGGGTCGCCAATCCATTAGCGACTATTTTATCAGTGGCGATGTTATTGCGTTATAGCATGGGATATATCAAAACAGCGGATGCGATTGAATATGCGGTTGGTGTCGTCCTTGATAGTGGTTTGCGTACAGCCGATATTTGGTCCGAAGGGATGACCAAGGTAGGAACTGTAGCGATGGGAGATGCAGTGGTCGCAGCGCTCTAAGTCGTATTAATCAGTGTGGTTTGATAAACGCTAGTTTTCTTCTATGGGTTACATGCAATATTGATGTAGCCCAATGCTGATTTCTTAAGTTACGGCATCAATGGTTTTTATGTTAAAGCACGCTTGTTATATGTGTGTTTCAGAAAGTGTGATGTTTAGTTACTGAGTTCCGTGATTGTTGCGATCTTTCTCATTAATAAAGGCGTGTATTGCTATTTATTTCACAGTCTGTAATTGATATTGCTCGAATTCATGGGCTCATGCCGATGCAATATGAGCTGTAT encodes:
- the leuC gene encoding 3-isopropylmalate dehydratase large subunit, which gives rise to MAGKTLYGKLWDIHEVARRDDGSSLIYIDRHILHEVTSPQAFEGLRLAGRPLWRVNANIATPDHNVPTTKAERQGSLLSIADTVSRLQVQTLDENCDDFGIFEFKMNDVRQGIVHVIGPEQGATLPGMTVVCGDSHTSTHGAFGALAHGIGTSEVEHVLATQCLVTQKMKNMQVRVEGTLPWGVTAKDIVLALIGKIGTAGGNGYAVEFSGSTIRALSMEGRMTICNMAIEAGARVGMVAVDEKTIQYVHGRPFAPKGSDWDAAVAFWRGLVSDPDAHFDRVVELSAEEIKPQVTWGTSPEMVSAVDQSVPDPERETDPVKKESLIRALKYMGLQPNDPITSIKLDRVFIGSCTNSRIEDLRAAAEVVKGRKVASTVKQAMVVPGSGLVKAQAEVEGLDKIFIEAGFEWREPGCSMCLAMNPDKLGSGEHCASTSNRNFEGRQGIGGRTHLVSPAMAAAAAVAGHFVDVREMMR
- the leuD gene encoding 3-isopropylmalate dehydratase small subunit, whose translation is MKPFTQHTGLVCPLDRVNVDTDQIIPKQFLKSIKRTGFGPNLFDEWRYLDAGQPGQDNSKRPINSDFVLNFPRYRGASVLLARDNFGCGSSREHAAWALDEYGFRTVIAPSFADIFFNNSFKNGLLPLVLNKVEVDALFAQCQVTEGYTLTVDLAAQQVITLDGTTYAFQIDTFRKHCLLNGLDDIGLTLQHAEAIRAFEATHRIRQPWLFAPLR
- the leuB gene encoding 3-isopropylmalate dehydrogenase yields the protein MSKKILILPGDGIGHEIVAEAVKVLEHVNVRHTLNMRLSFDALGGAAYEKYGSPLADETLARAREADAVLLGAVGGPQWDTIDPALRPERGLLKIRAQLGLFANLRPALLYPQLADASTLKPEVVAGLDILIVRELTGGLYFGQPRGSRISKNGEREAFDTLPYCESEIRRILKVGFEMARLRGKKLCSVDKANVLASSQLWRTVAGEMAKDYPDVTLSHMYVDNAAMQLVRYPKQFDVIVTENMFGDILSDQASMLTGSIGMLPSASLDANNKGMYEPCHGSAPDIAGQGVANPLATILSVAMLLRYSMGYIKTADAIEYAVGVVLDSGLRTADIWSEGMTKVGTVAMGDAVVAAL